One region of Ahniella affigens genomic DNA includes:
- a CDS encoding ECF-type sigma factor, whose product MNDLPSFDTDTLDLQALLPQVYEDLKQLAHRQLARMRPGDTFSTTMLVHETYERLAPHQGKGIASREHLMAWCARAMRQILIDHARSRQAQKRGSGESHLDLDDLDVRGGVDPTALLAINEALEQLEANDPRLVRLVELRVFAGLDPAEIAAVLGVNVRTIQRDWLRAKAWIGSALQ is encoded by the coding sequence ATGAATGACCTGCCCTCGTTCGATACCGACACACTCGACTTGCAGGCACTGCTGCCTCAGGTTTATGAGGATTTGAAGCAGCTTGCGCACCGCCAATTGGCCCGCATGCGACCTGGCGACACGTTCTCGACCACCATGCTCGTCCATGAAACCTACGAGCGCCTCGCGCCACACCAGGGCAAAGGCATTGCGTCGCGCGAACACCTGATGGCCTGGTGCGCACGTGCCATGCGGCAGATTCTGATTGATCACGCGCGCAGCCGACAGGCGCAGAAGCGCGGTAGCGGCGAGTCGCATCTTGACCTCGATGATCTCGATGTCCGGGGCGGGGTCGATCCTACCGCCCTGCTCGCGATCAACGAGGCACTGGAGCAATTGGAGGCGAATGACCCGCGACTGGTGCGACTGGTTGAGCTTCGCGTGTTTGCCGGGCTCGATCCGGCCGAAATCGCCGCGGTGCTCGGCGTCAATGTGCGAACCATTCAGCGCGACTGGTTACGTGCAAAAGCCTGGATCGGGTCGGCCCTGCAATGA
- the nusA gene encoding transcription termination factor NusA has translation MSSKEMLLVVEAVANEKGVQRGVIFDAMEAALASAAKKRYPDQDVSIRVSINRNTGDYETFRRWEVVADDVVMESPDRMTRLMDAVDLRSDYQVGEFVEERIENPEFGRIAAQAAKQVIVQRVREAERSQVVDAYRDRVGELVTGIVKRVERGNVFLDLGGNAEAIIPRDKAIARENVRPGDRLRGYLLEIRTEMRGPQLVVSRTAPEFMIELFKLEVPEVGQGLVTIMGCARDPGDRAKIAVKANDHRTDPIGACIGMRGSRVQAVSNELNGERVDIIPWNENPAQFVINAMAPAEVQSIIVDEEKHSMDVAVSEDKLSQAIGRGGQNVRLASKLSGWQLNVMTQAQIQQKSEGEQEAARQLFMDRLEVDSEIASILVQEGFSTVEEIAYVPEAELLAVEEFDADVVEELRARARDALLTQMIAAEEDLEKNKPADDLLSLDGMDDAIAYALAERGVRTRDDLADMAADEISDIEGLDEASAKKLIMAARAHWFE, from the coding sequence ATGAGCAGTAAGGAAATGTTGCTGGTCGTCGAAGCAGTCGCCAATGAAAAAGGCGTGCAGCGCGGCGTGATTTTTGACGCGATGGAAGCGGCCCTCGCCTCGGCGGCGAAAAAGCGCTATCCGGATCAGGACGTGTCGATCCGCGTGTCGATCAATCGCAATACCGGCGACTACGAGACCTTCCGTCGCTGGGAAGTCGTGGCCGACGACGTGGTCATGGAATCGCCCGATCGCATGACGCGTCTGATGGATGCGGTTGACCTGCGAAGCGATTACCAGGTCGGCGAATTTGTCGAAGAACGGATTGAGAACCCAGAGTTCGGTCGCATTGCTGCCCAGGCAGCGAAGCAGGTCATCGTGCAGCGGGTGCGCGAAGCCGAGCGTTCGCAGGTGGTTGATGCGTATCGTGACCGCGTGGGCGAACTCGTAACGGGTATCGTCAAACGCGTCGAGCGCGGCAACGTGTTCCTGGATCTCGGCGGCAATGCCGAAGCGATCATCCCGCGCGACAAGGCGATTGCGCGCGAGAACGTCCGCCCGGGCGATCGTCTGCGCGGCTATCTGCTGGAAATTCGCACCGAAATGCGTGGCCCGCAGTTGGTCGTGTCACGTACGGCCCCTGAGTTCATGATCGAGTTGTTCAAGCTCGAAGTGCCGGAAGTCGGTCAGGGCCTCGTCACCATCATGGGCTGTGCTCGTGACCCAGGTGATCGCGCCAAGATCGCGGTCAAGGCTAACGATCACCGTACCGATCCGATCGGCGCGTGTATCGGTATGCGCGGTTCGCGCGTGCAGGCCGTTTCGAACGAATTGAATGGCGAGCGTGTGGACATCATTCCATGGAATGAAAACCCGGCGCAGTTCGTCATCAACGCCATGGCCCCGGCCGAGGTGCAGTCGATCATCGTTGACGAAGAAAAGCACTCGATGGACGTGGCTGTGTCCGAAGACAAATTGTCGCAGGCGATCGGCCGCGGCGGTCAGAACGTACGGTTGGCCAGCAAATTGTCCGGTTGGCAGTTGAACGTGATGACGCAGGCGCAGATTCAACAGAAGTCGGAAGGCGAGCAGGAAGCCGCCCGCCAGCTGTTCATGGATCGCCTTGAAGTTGACTCCGAAATTGCGTCGATCCTCGTCCAGGAAGGCTTCTCGACCGTGGAAGAGATTGCCTACGTGCCGGAAGCGGAACTGCTGGCGGTGGAAGAGTTCGATGCCGATGTCGTCGAAGAACTCCGCGCCCGCGCCCGCGACGCTCTGCTGACGCAGATGATTGCGGCCGAAGAGGATTTGGAGAAGAACAAACCGGCCGACGATCTGCTGTCACTGGACGGCATGGACGACGCCATCGCCTATGCGCTCGCCGAACGCGGCGTGCGCACCCGCGATGATCTGGCCGACATGGCTGCCGATGAGATCAGCGATATCGAAGGGCTGGATGAAGCCAGCGCCAAGAAGCTGATCATGGCTGCCCGCGCACACTGGTTCGAGTAA
- a CDS encoding SulP family inorganic anion transporter, producing MRASPSPPFWHLYVPKLVSVLRRGYGWADFRGDLVAALTVAVVALPLSMALAIASGASPEKGLHTAIIAGFLISALGGSRVQIGGPTAAFIPVVFVVIEKFGYGGLILCTLLAGLMLIAAGLLRLGTLMKFVPQPVIVGFTAGIAVTILSSQVKDALGLDVAKVPAEFFARWQTYLDHLPSADLATIALTVGCIIAILVLRKIRQTAPVFLIVVLLGSLLVAVFGWDVSTIATRFPGGIPSSLPSFAVPVIPFERTMELFPASFTIAFLAGVESLLSAVVADGMIGGRHRSNAELVGQGVANVASALFGGLPATGAISRTATNVRAGARSPIAGMLHTVFLLVFMLVATRWMGYVPLPVLAAVLLVVAWNMAELQHIRHLMRGPLGDRLVLLVTFALTVMFDLTIAIEVGVVLASFLFMHRMSQMVEIASGEKLIEEDEPDSLEARPDPRAGLPAGVEVFQISGPLFYAVTYRLDDVLDQLFSPPQWFILRLDGVPMTDASGATALKQFLDRCQKQQIKVIFVGLREQPKRVLHDMHVLEHPQLIAHVATLAEAKARVSAP from the coding sequence ATGCGCGCATCGCCGTCTCCACCTTTCTGGCATTTGTACGTTCCGAAGCTGGTCTCGGTGCTTCGTCGCGGTTATGGCTGGGCCGATTTTCGGGGGGATCTGGTCGCCGCGCTGACGGTGGCGGTGGTCGCGTTGCCGCTGTCGATGGCGTTGGCGATTGCCTCCGGAGCAAGCCCGGAGAAGGGCTTGCACACTGCGATCATTGCCGGCTTCCTCATTTCTGCGTTGGGCGGTTCGCGGGTTCAGATCGGTGGCCCGACAGCAGCCTTCATCCCGGTCGTGTTTGTGGTGATCGAGAAGTTCGGCTACGGCGGGCTGATTCTGTGCACCTTGCTTGCCGGGTTGATGCTGATTGCGGCGGGGCTGCTTCGGCTCGGCACGTTGATGAAGTTTGTGCCGCAACCGGTGATCGTCGGGTTTACCGCAGGGATTGCGGTGACCATTCTGTCAAGTCAGGTCAAGGATGCGTTGGGTCTTGATGTGGCGAAAGTGCCCGCCGAGTTCTTTGCGCGCTGGCAGACGTATTTAGATCACTTGCCAAGTGCTGACCTGGCGACGATCGCGTTAACGGTTGGCTGCATCATCGCGATTTTGGTGTTGCGCAAGATTCGCCAGACGGCGCCGGTGTTCCTGATTGTGGTGTTGCTGGGCTCCCTGTTGGTGGCGGTATTCGGCTGGGATGTCAGCACGATTGCGACGCGCTTCCCCGGCGGCATCCCAAGCAGCTTGCCAAGCTTTGCGGTTCCGGTGATCCCGTTCGAACGGACCATGGAACTGTTTCCGGCCAGTTTCACGATTGCGTTCCTGGCCGGAGTCGAAAGCTTGCTGTCGGCCGTGGTTGCAGATGGCATGATTGGTGGCCGCCATCGCTCGAATGCGGAACTGGTCGGGCAGGGCGTGGCCAATGTTGCCAGTGCCTTGTTTGGTGGTCTGCCTGCCACGGGCGCAATCTCGCGCACTGCAACCAATGTTCGCGCTGGTGCGCGCTCACCCATCGCCGGCATGTTGCATACCGTGTTTCTGCTGGTTTTCATGCTCGTGGCAACACGTTGGATGGGCTACGTGCCGTTACCAGTGCTCGCTGCAGTACTGCTCGTTGTGGCCTGGAACATGGCTGAACTCCAGCATATTCGGCACTTGATGCGCGGTCCGCTCGGGGATCGGTTGGTGCTTCTGGTCACGTTCGCGCTGACGGTGATGTTTGATCTGACCATTGCCATCGAAGTCGGCGTGGTTCTGGCGTCATTTCTGTTCATGCATCGCATGAGCCAGATGGTTGAGATCGCCTCGGGCGAAAAGCTGATTGAAGAGGATGAGCCGGATTCATTGGAAGCGCGTCCGGATCCGCGAGCGGGTCTGCCGGCCGGGGTCGAGGTGTTCCAGATCAGCGGACCCTTGTTCTATGCCGTGACCTACCGGCTCGATGATGTGCTCGACCAGCTGTTTTCGCCACCGCAGTGGTTTATCCTGCGCTTGGATGGCGTGCCGATGACGGATGCCTCGGGCGCCACGGCTCTGAAGCAGTTCTTGGACCGTTGCCAGAAGCAGCAGATCAAGGTGATCTTTGTCGGCCTGCGCGAGCAACCAAAGCGCGTCCTGCACGACATGCATGTGTTGGAGCATCCGCAGTTGATCGCGCATGTGGCGACGTTGGCTGAGGCCAAGGCGCGGGTGTCAGCGCCTTGA
- a CDS encoding FMN-binding negative transcriptional regulator has protein sequence MYRDQQFQVDDPEVIRAFIDANPFATLVAVDAAGRVAATHLPVLIEQFGTPTIFRCHLMRDTDHWHAVTQAQEVFVSFLGPDAPILASWQSTMRFGGTWNYQVVHARAQPVPRDADTLVRHLKTLKDRFEVSPGHRFEHLPEGYVAALTPMIQCFDLVVTELQCLFKLSQNRSDTEFKQTVAALTAQGGKSQLLADAMLAWQATRGAERR, from the coding sequence ATGTACCGAGACCAGCAGTTCCAAGTTGATGATCCAGAGGTGATTCGCGCGTTCATTGACGCCAATCCGTTCGCAACGTTGGTCGCTGTCGATGCGGCCGGCCGTGTTGCCGCCACCCATCTGCCGGTGCTGATTGAGCAATTTGGCACGCCAACCATATTTCGCTGTCACCTGATGCGCGACACCGACCATTGGCATGCCGTGACACAAGCACAGGAAGTGTTCGTCTCGTTCCTTGGGCCGGACGCACCTATTCTGGCGAGTTGGCAGTCAACGATGCGCTTTGGCGGGACTTGGAACTACCAAGTGGTGCACGCCCGCGCTCAACCTGTGCCAAGAGATGCTGACACGCTCGTGCGCCATTTGAAGACGTTGAAGGATCGGTTTGAAGTGAGTCCGGGACACCGATTCGAACATCTGCCGGAAGGTTACGTCGCCGCACTGACACCCATGATTCAGTGCTTTGATCTGGTCGTCACTGAGCTGCAATGCTTGTTCAAGCTGAGTCAGAACCGCAGCGATACCGAGTTCAAGCAAACGGTTGCTGCGCTGACCGCGCAAGGGGGCAAATCCCAATTGCTCGCAGACGCCATGTTGGCATGGCAGGCAACGCGTGGCGCTGAACGTCGGTGA
- the infB gene encoding translation initiation factor IF-2, which produces MSDVTVRQLAQVLGMPVDKLVEQFSEAGMKVSGPDQVVSSTEKVKLLGFLRRTHGKKEASPTPEASPKQITLKRKQVSEITVSAGAARGKTVNIEVRQKRTYVKRNEIDEQEQPVSEEREHALRLLAESKAKQEVELKRLRDMDDKQRAVEDAKRREEDAKRAAIEAERRAEEAAKEAQRLAEVEAARLAAEEEARSKKPADGKAAKVEEKKAHPPKVERPPEKAPPKKDGAEPPHRHKGNRGSHRMQLDEASEEDFGGASRFLAGELHLSGDHARRTKKRPRGKEMPRHVPAGTFSRPTAPVTREIAIGESITVADLANKLALKGSEVVKALFKMGVMATINQTIDHETAVLVVEELGHKASKATGKDAESVLAAVQAGNTADQESRPPIVTIMGHVDHGKTSLLDYIRRTKVAAGEAGGITQHIGAYHVKTPKGVITFLDTPGHAAFTAMRARGARLTDIVVLVVAADDGVMPQTLEAIQHAKAANVPLIVAINKMDKPDALPERVKQGLIQHEVVPEEYGGETQCVPVSAKTGMGVDDLLDGILLQAEVMELKAASEGRASGIVVESSLDKGRGPVATVLVQRGTLRKGDFLVCGVQYGRMRAMFNEVGQQIAEAGPSIPVVVLGLSGVPEAGDDFIVVADERLAKEVAAQREQKKRETRLVKTGATKLEDMFSQMAAGEMRVLNLVVKADVQGSVEALRDALVNLSNDSIRINVIASGVGGITESDATLAAASKAVVIGFNVRADGTARKIITENGLDLRYFSIIYDVIDQVKQVASGLLGKEIREEIIGVAQVRDVFRSSKFGQIAGCMVIEGNVKRNKPIRVLRDNVVIFEGELESLRRFKEAVEDVRNGMECGIGVKQYNDVRAGDQIECFERIEVARSL; this is translated from the coding sequence ATGTCAGACGTTACCGTTCGCCAACTCGCGCAAGTTCTCGGGATGCCAGTCGACAAACTGGTCGAACAGTTTTCGGAAGCCGGCATGAAGGTTTCCGGACCGGATCAGGTGGTCAGCAGCACCGAAAAGGTCAAGTTGCTCGGCTTTCTGCGCCGCACACACGGCAAGAAGGAGGCCAGCCCGACGCCTGAGGCCTCGCCAAAACAGATTACGCTGAAGCGCAAGCAAGTCAGCGAAATCACCGTGTCCGCCGGGGCTGCCCGAGGCAAGACCGTCAACATCGAAGTGCGCCAGAAGCGTACGTATGTGAAGCGGAACGAAATCGACGAGCAGGAGCAGCCGGTCAGCGAAGAGCGCGAGCACGCGCTTCGCTTGTTGGCCGAATCGAAGGCCAAGCAGGAAGTTGAGCTGAAGCGTCTGCGCGACATGGACGATAAGCAGCGTGCAGTCGAGGACGCGAAACGTCGCGAAGAAGACGCGAAGCGTGCAGCGATCGAAGCCGAACGTCGCGCTGAGGAAGCGGCGAAGGAAGCACAACGCTTGGCCGAAGTCGAAGCCGCGCGCCTTGCTGCGGAAGAAGAAGCGCGCTCGAAGAAGCCCGCCGATGGCAAGGCTGCGAAGGTCGAAGAGAAGAAAGCACACCCACCGAAAGTTGAGCGGCCGCCAGAAAAGGCACCGCCGAAAAAAGATGGCGCCGAGCCGCCGCATCGCCACAAAGGCAATCGCGGCAGTCATCGTATGCAATTGGATGAGGCGAGCGAAGAGGATTTTGGCGGCGCCAGCCGCTTCCTGGCCGGCGAGTTGCATCTCTCTGGCGATCACGCGCGCCGCACGAAAAAACGCCCTCGCGGCAAGGAAATGCCGCGCCATGTGCCGGCAGGTACGTTCTCCCGGCCTACGGCGCCGGTCACTCGTGAGATCGCCATTGGCGAATCAATCACCGTCGCTGATCTCGCCAATAAGCTGGCCCTGAAGGGCTCAGAAGTGGTCAAGGCGCTATTCAAAATGGGCGTTATGGCTACTATCAATCAAACAATTGACCACGAAACTGCGGTGCTGGTCGTCGAAGAACTCGGGCACAAAGCCAGCAAGGCGACCGGGAAAGACGCCGAATCGGTGCTTGCTGCGGTGCAGGCCGGCAATACTGCGGATCAGGAATCCCGTCCGCCGATCGTGACCATCATGGGTCACGTCGACCACGGCAAGACCTCGCTGCTCGACTACATTCGCCGCACTAAAGTGGCTGCCGGCGAAGCTGGCGGTATCACCCAGCACATCGGTGCTTATCATGTGAAGACGCCGAAGGGCGTGATCACCTTCCTCGACACCCCGGGCCATGCCGCGTTTACCGCGATGCGTGCTCGCGGTGCGCGCCTCACCGACATCGTCGTGTTGGTGGTTGCCGCTGACGACGGCGTGATGCCGCAGACGCTCGAAGCCATTCAGCACGCCAAGGCAGCGAACGTGCCGCTGATCGTGGCGATCAACAAGATGGACAAGCCGGACGCGCTGCCTGAGCGCGTCAAGCAAGGACTCATTCAGCACGAGGTCGTGCCCGAAGAGTACGGCGGTGAGACGCAATGCGTACCGGTGTCGGCCAAGACGGGTATGGGCGTCGACGATCTGCTCGATGGCATTCTGTTGCAGGCCGAAGTGATGGAATTGAAGGCTGCGAGCGAAGGCCGCGCGAGCGGTATCGTTGTGGAGTCCAGTCTCGACAAGGGCCGCGGCCCGGTTGCCACCGTGCTCGTCCAGCGCGGCACGCTGCGTAAGGGCGACTTCCTGGTGTGCGGGGTGCAGTACGGCCGCATGCGCGCCATGTTCAACGAAGTCGGTCAGCAGATCGCCGAAGCTGGTCCGTCGATTCCGGTTGTAGTTCTTGGTTTGTCGGGTGTGCCCGAGGCGGGCGATGACTTCATCGTCGTGGCTGATGAGCGCCTCGCGAAGGAAGTGGCCGCGCAGCGCGAACAGAAGAAACGTGAGACGCGATTGGTCAAGACGGGCGCAACGAAGCTCGAGGACATGTTCTCGCAGATGGCAGCGGGCGAGATGCGCGTGCTGAACCTGGTCGTTAAGGCCGACGTGCAAGGATCGGTCGAAGCACTGCGCGACGCGCTGGTGAATCTGTCCAACGACAGCATCAGGATCAACGTCATTGCGTCGGGGGTTGGTGGGATCACCGAATCGGACGCCACGCTCGCGGCGGCGTCGAAGGCAGTCGTCATCGGCTTCAACGTGCGTGCCGATGGCACCGCGCGCAAGATCATCACCGAGAATGGTCTGGATCTCCGCTACTTCTCGATCATCTATGACGTAATCGATCAGGTGAAGCAGGTTGCGTCCGGACTGCTCGGCAAGGAAATTCGCGAGGAGATCATTGGCGTGGCGCAGGTTCGCGATGTGTTCCGCTCGTCCAAGTTTGGTCAGATCGCGGGCTGCATGGTCATCGAGGGCAACGTCAAGCGCAACAAGCCGATCCGCGTGCTGCGTGATAACGTGGTGATCTTCGAAGGCGAGCTCGAATCGCTCCGGCGCTTCAAGGAAGCTGTTGAAGATGTCCGCAACGGCATGGAGTGCGGTATCGGCGTCAAGCAATACAACGACGTGCGCGCTGGCGATCAGATCGAGTGCTTCGAGCGCATCGAAGTTGCCCGCTCGCTGTAA
- the truB gene encoding tRNA pseudouridine(55) synthase TruB, with translation MLKGAPLKTGVLLLDKPSGWTSNAALQRVRKLYHVDKAGHGGTLDPMAEGLLPVFLGEATRYAGFVLSERKAYIATVRFGTETHTADREGDVTRTAPLPEINDNLLAETLARFVGQIVQRPPVYSAIKQKGLPLYTWARMGMDVLAPERTVTIHSLRLISRSTTASEPPRLQELKFEVDCGSGTYIRSLAEDIGRALGSAAHLFALRRTRVGGFDSFRIHTLEAVDRCSDADRPGMLTPIEQALLHLPAINLQADEVERLIRGQRFSIRDERITAGPSRLVAPDGGFLGLGQLDPKKILRVIRLMPTEARMGIAD, from the coding sequence ATGCTTAAGGGGGCACCCTTGAAAACGGGTGTGCTCCTGCTCGACAAGCCGTCCGGCTGGACATCGAACGCCGCGTTGCAGCGCGTGCGAAAGCTCTATCACGTCGACAAGGCCGGCCACGGCGGCACGCTCGATCCCATGGCCGAAGGCCTCTTGCCGGTGTTCTTGGGTGAGGCCACGCGCTATGCCGGCTTCGTGCTGAGCGAGCGCAAAGCTTATATCGCGACCGTCCGATTTGGCACCGAAACACACACGGCTGATCGCGAGGGGGACGTTACGCGCACTGCTCCGCTACCCGAGATCAACGACAACCTGCTGGCAGAAACGCTCGCGCGCTTCGTTGGGCAGATTGTTCAGCGACCGCCGGTGTATTCGGCGATCAAACAGAAGGGGTTGCCGCTCTATACCTGGGCGCGGATGGGCATGGATGTGCTCGCGCCCGAGCGGACGGTGACGATCCATTCGTTGCGTTTGATTTCCCGCAGCACGACGGCATCCGAGCCGCCACGATTGCAGGAACTGAAATTTGAAGTGGACTGCGGTAGTGGTACCTACATTCGAAGTCTTGCTGAGGACATCGGCAGGGCGCTTGGCAGTGCCGCGCATCTGTTTGCGCTTCGGCGCACCCGTGTCGGTGGCTTCGACAGCTTTCGTATTCACACGTTGGAAGCTGTTGACCGATGCAGCGATGCGGATCGTCCCGGCATGCTGACGCCTATTGAACAGGCACTGCTGCATCTGCCAGCAATCAACCTGCAAGCCGATGAAGTCGAACGCCTGATTCGTGGTCAGCGCTTCTCGATTCGGGATGAACGAATCACCGCGGGCCCAAGTCGACTCGTGGCACCCGATGGCGGGTTTCTGGGGCTCGGTCAGCTCGATCCAAAGAAGATTCTGCGCGTCATCCGCCTGATGCCGACCGAGGCTCGGATGGGAATCGCCGACTGA
- a CDS encoding serine/threonine-protein kinase, producing the protein MNPVTPEQFAALDQCLQQALDLPPSEREAYLQAHCGGDADQLMALRALLAHCDDSQTEWERLPMSYLNAHVTEILDTKHLPRIANWRLLRELGAGGMARVFLAERDVQGATQRAAIKLLQGGQPDAELMARFERERRILASLDDPRIARFYDAGIASDGRPWLAMEYVDGARIDTWCDQHQLNIRARVQLMQQVALALASAHNRLVLHRDIKPANVLVDATGLPKILDFGIAKVLADDDATDGLTRTQQRLLTLHYASPEQLLGEPVGVASDIYQLGLMMYELLSGQRPFARDEVSLPRLIRAIDDRQVPPLRQAFDDADPESGRRAQARANSPARLRRLLSGDLQQITNKALARDPLHRYGSAIQFADDLEHYLSGRPVLAVAPSLAYRLKRLLARHPLAAALAASLLIAIAAGISATLWQTREALRQRDQAQAEAEKSARLVEFLTNALATANPTRSQGETVTAKALLDGARARIDEELQSRDATRSDLLAAMSQAYGGLALREPQLKLAEESLSIERELDRPSVLTRRMVLAATALRETSQPESAYALFQEAESRLRADPAESQGYLGQVLYLKAMTEFSLRQFERSEHSLEQAIALLSQASDARERDRNAARLMLSRLWATNGRLDDAIRMIETTVAALRTAKPPRRAELEEALDALGSVYRKAERWPEQTAAYREARDLAIEVYGPEHLDVAILSHNLAGALLSEGNVAEALTLTNEAVSLGARSVGPLHAFSVSAKLRQIEARCRSGDEHVEAAEWSQLQAGIEKHPNLADLLTQRQQQCGIRK; encoded by the coding sequence ATGAATCCGGTCACCCCAGAGCAGTTTGCAGCGCTGGATCAGTGTCTGCAGCAGGCTTTGGATCTGCCCCCTTCCGAACGCGAGGCTTACCTTCAAGCCCATTGTGGTGGCGACGCCGATCAACTGATGGCCCTGCGCGCGCTGCTCGCCCATTGCGATGACAGCCAGACTGAATGGGAACGACTGCCAATGTCGTATCTCAATGCGCACGTGACTGAGATTCTGGACACGAAGCACTTGCCGCGAATCGCGAACTGGCGTCTTTTGCGCGAGTTGGGCGCAGGCGGCATGGCACGCGTGTTTCTGGCTGAGCGTGACGTCCAAGGCGCCACGCAACGAGCTGCCATCAAGCTCTTGCAAGGTGGCCAACCCGACGCCGAACTGATGGCTCGCTTCGAACGCGAGCGACGCATTCTTGCTTCGTTGGATGATCCGCGGATTGCGCGTTTTTACGACGCGGGCATCGCCTCTGACGGGCGTCCTTGGTTAGCCATGGAGTATGTCGACGGCGCCAGGATTGATACGTGGTGCGATCAGCACCAGTTGAATATCCGGGCTCGCGTGCAGCTGATGCAGCAGGTCGCACTGGCGCTGGCAAGCGCCCACAACCGTCTCGTACTGCATCGGGATATCAAACCGGCCAATGTGCTCGTCGATGCGACCGGGTTGCCGAAAATCCTCGACTTCGGGATCGCCAAGGTGCTCGCGGACGATGACGCTACCGATGGTCTCACCCGCACCCAGCAACGCTTGCTCACCCTGCACTATGCAAGCCCAGAACAACTACTGGGTGAACCAGTCGGGGTCGCCTCGGACATTTATCAACTCGGTCTGATGATGTACGAACTGTTGAGCGGACAGCGACCATTTGCCCGCGACGAGGTGTCATTGCCGAGACTGATTCGCGCCATTGATGATCGGCAAGTGCCGCCGCTCCGCCAAGCCTTCGACGATGCTGATCCCGAGTCGGGGCGGCGCGCCCAGGCACGCGCCAATTCGCCTGCACGCTTGCGCCGCTTGCTGAGTGGCGATCTGCAGCAGATCACCAACAAAGCGCTGGCCCGCGACCCGTTGCATCGGTACGGCAGCGCCATTCAATTCGCCGATGATCTCGAACACTATTTGTCGGGTCGCCCCGTACTGGCCGTCGCACCGTCCTTGGCGTATCGTCTCAAACGCTTGCTGGCTCGACACCCGCTCGCCGCCGCGCTGGCGGCGAGTTTGCTGATTGCCATTGCCGCGGGCATCAGCGCGACGCTCTGGCAAACCCGGGAAGCGTTGCGCCAGCGTGACCAAGCACAGGCTGAAGCCGAAAAATCGGCACGGCTGGTCGAGTTCCTGACGAATGCGCTGGCGACCGCGAACCCGACCCGCTCACAAGGCGAAACGGTCACGGCAAAAGCGCTACTAGACGGCGCGCGTGCCCGGATCGACGAAGAATTGCAATCTCGGGACGCCACGCGTTCCGATCTGCTGGCCGCCATGTCTCAGGCCTATGGTGGATTGGCGTTGCGCGAGCCGCAACTCAAGCTTGCCGAAGAATCGTTGTCGATTGAGCGCGAACTGGACCGCCCGAGCGTGTTGACGCGACGCATGGTTCTGGCGGCAACTGCACTGAGAGAAACCAGCCAGCCGGAATCAGCATACGCGCTGTTTCAGGAGGCCGAGTCGCGTTTGCGCGCCGACCCGGCCGAGAGCCAGGGCTACCTCGGGCAAGTGTTGTACCTGAAAGCCATGACCGAGTTCAGTCTGCGGCAGTTCGAGCGTTCGGAGCACAGTCTGGAGCAGGCCATCGCATTGTTGAGCCAGGCTAGCGACGCGCGCGAGCGCGATCGCAACGCGGCGCGGCTGATGCTCAGCCGACTTTGGGCGACCAATGGCCGTCTCGACGACGCGATCCGCATGATCGAGACGACAGTCGCGGCACTGAGAACTGCAAAGCCTCCGCGACGCGCCGAATTGGAAGAAGCACTGGATGCCTTGGGCAGTGTCTACCGAAAAGCCGAGCGCTGGCCGGAACAAACGGCGGCCTATCGGGAAGCGAGAGACTTGGCGATCGAAGTTTACGGGCCGGAGCACTTGGATGTCGCAATACTCAGCCACAACCTGGCGGGCGCGCTGCTTTCCGAGGGCAACGTCGCAGAAGCGCTGACGCTGACCAATGAGGCCGTCAGTCTGGGTGCCCGCAGTGTTGGGCCGCTGCACGCGTTCTCGGTTTCGGCGAAGCTTCGCCAGATTGAGGCACGTTGCCGCTCGGGCGACGAACACGTCGAAGCGGCGGAGTGGTCGCAATTGCAGGCCGGCATCGAGAAGCATCCGAACCTGGCCGACTTGCTCACTCAGCGCCAACAGCAGTGTGGCATTCGAAAGTGA